Genomic window (Sediminispirochaeta smaragdinae DSM 11293):
ACAACGGCAACGGAACGCCCCTTCAGCTCAGCTTCGGAAAGACGAAGTCGGTGGCACAAAAAATCGCTGGCAGTAAAAATATTCCCCTCTATATCCAGAATAAGAAGGAAATCCCGAACTTGGGCGAGGAGCTGGGAAACAGCAAGGCTGGCAGTAATACGGGAAAAACCGTACCGGGTGACGGCCACAGAAAGCCCGACGGCCCAGATAGTATTCCAGTAAATTGCCATAAAGGGAAACTCAATACCAAGAGAGGGGAGCAGTGCATTGGAACAGAGCCCCAACAGAAGGCTAATCGTCATCGACCAGCCGAGGTAGCGGGACTGAATCTTGATTCGGTGGATTCCACTTCTATATCCCCGAAGGAACAATAGGGTAATTGAGGCCCCTACATAAAGCAAAAGATATGCATTATAGAGGTAAAACCAGGCAGATGAGGTATCTATGATGCCCATGAGATACCAGCGGTTCATCTCCAAACCGACGAAGACAAAGCGGTAATAGCCCCAGGCCGTTACACAACCGGGAATATAGAGCAAGAGATAACGCAAAGGGCCCGGAATTTTTCGATCAAATCCATGCACATGGAGGGCGATATGGAGGGCAATTCCAGGGGAAATATGCCAGAGGGGAGAGAAAACCTTATACAGTCTCACAGCGAAGGTATAATCCTCAACCGCAGTGCTGAATGTCGTGTAGAGGGCCCAAAGTGCAAAATCGGCCAGAAGCAGGGCAACAAGTCGATTAAGAAGGGAACTAGGGTTGTGTCGAAGTATCAGATAAGCAAGGTAGGCATAAAAAAAGACAAGAGCAAAGGCTCCATACGACAGAGGTTTCACACATTAATTCCCTTAACTATTTCACGGCCATTGCCAACCGTAAGGGAATTGTACCATGATCCTGTCAGAATTTGATGAGCAATTGTGCGATAAAAACGGCTCTGAGCGAGAATCGACTTTCTCTTACTCTTCAATCTTCTCAATTAAGCCGATTAGATCCGTCACCGGCATCCATGCAACCACATTATTGATCAATGCACCATTGGAAATGAATGCACGATACTCGGTATCATACCAGTAGACTCGGTAGAGTCCCGAATCAAGCTTACAAAAGCACTCCTGGTCCTGGGCGGGAAGCCTATCCTTGATATCGACCATTCTTTTTAGCATAACATCTCCTTTTTGTTTCTTCTTATAATAATAGTGAAAAATCCCCTTCCTTGCAATTGTGCCATGGTGGGAATAAAATTGTTGCATTTTGTTGCTATCAGCTTGTATACTGATGGACGAACATAGAAGGTGAGGAAGTATGAGGAAAAAGGCCGTTGCAATCATATGGGATTTGGAAGATGTTACCCCGAGCATAAGTTCAACCTTTGTGAAGGGGCTCCTTGACTATGTTCACAGTTACGGACGCATTTCCATCGCCCGGGTTTATGGTGATTTTGCAAAAAACCGCTTTGCCCGCGCAGCGGCGGAACTTCATCGGGAATCCTTCGAGATGATTCATATTCCGGATTCGGCAAAAGAGGAGTACCCCGATACGATAACGGGAGGTGTCATCGCTCTTTTGGCGCTCCATCCCCATATTGATCAGCTACTGCTTATCAGCGGCAGAAAGTCCTTTGCCCCGCTTCTCAGGCAACTTCGTACCCTTGATCTCGAAACGATGGTTTTCTGTGATGCACGGAAGGCGGATGAGCAGTTGTTGCTGCTCGCCGATGATTTTGGAGATTTTCGCGACCTCACCATCGTTCCGATGGATGAAGAAGAAAGCAGCAAAGACAGCCGGCCGACCATCAGCATGGACCAATCGATCATCCTGCTTCAGGAGGCCATCTCCTTCATTGCCGAAAGTGGCCAACGACCGACTTCTGATCTGGTAAGGGCCCGGCTGAAATTAATGAATGAAGGCTTTGCCGAAAAAGCGCTGGGATTTGAGTCATGGAACGGTTTCCTTACCGAAGCGCAGAAGCGAAAAGCAATCCATGCACGATTTAAGGATAACGATCTTATCTTGACGACACCTCGTTCCCCCGTCCCTGAAATTATTCTTTCGTTTTTAAAGGCTCTGGAATCATCAAGCAAAATCAGAACAAGCGAGGGCAGAAAGGCAAAGCTACCCGATATAGGAAAGCAATTGAGTCAGTGGGGCCTGGATTATCGAAGCCATGGCTATTCCACGCTGAAAAAGGTAGCCGATGCAGCTGCAAAACGGGGCTTGGTCTTGGTGACACTAGACGAAAGTAACTATTTTCTTGATTTAACGTTGAAGGGGAACGAGCTACTTACCGATCGCGAAGATTAATAAAGAGATCAACAAGCTGCGGCTCAAACATCGTACCGCGTTGAAGCAGAAGGAAAGACTTCGCCGCCTCGGGGCTCATCTCATTACGATAAGGCCTTTTTGCCGTTATGGCATCATATACATCGGCAACACAAATGATCCGTGCGATGCGAGGGATTTCGCCTCCCACCAGTCCGCAAGGATATCCCGATCCATCCCAGTGTTCATGGTGGTATAGGATCCCCTTCACAACATCGGGGAATCCCGGGATGTTATCGCAGATCTCGGCGCCCTTCCGGGGATGCTTTTTGATGATCTCATACTCATCCTCGGTAAGCTTACCCGGCTTGTCAAGAATCGCTTCACTAATTGCCAATTTCCCGATATCGTGCAGCAGGGCCGAAATGGAAAGCTGTTGCAGATCGGATTCGCCGAACTCCAGCTCTTCGCCTATTCGAAGGGAGAGAAGCCTGACCCGTTCGGAATGACCTGCCGTCCAGCTGCTTTTTGCATCGACGGCTGCGGAAAGAGCCTTTAACGAGCCCAAAAGTAACTGCTCCCGTTCTTCTGCATAGAGGATGTTTTGCAGAGCCACGCCCACCTGATCGGTTAGTTTTTTAATGATGCCGATATCTTCATCACCAAAGGTTTCCTTGGAATCGGAAGTAACGAGAAGAGAACCATAATAGGAATCTTCAAGAACGATCGGCATATTGAGAACCCATGAACGTTCCGCCGGCATTTCCCGACGAAGGCGATCACTGATTTCCAGCTCCGAAGAGCGGAAAAGCCGAGGATTCTCGAGACTGGCACGCATCTGGGAAGAAAGGTCCTGATTAGAGGCAAAGGATCGTTCGATCCTTTGGGCGCTGTTGATCCCCTGGCGCTCGACAAGCAAATCAAAACCGTTACCCTTCCTATTTACCAACATCAGGAAAAGTCCGTTTTTCGGATAGAGGGATGAGACAATATCTGCGACATTGCCAAGCAGATGCTCCCTGTTGGCGGAAGAGAGAACGGCCTTATCGATGCGGTTCATGGTTTCCAATACATCGGCCTGGTGCTGAGCCAGGGAAATCTGATGCGAGAGTTCATCCTTCATAAAATCGATGGTCTGACTCAGGCGGGCAATCTCGTCCCGCCCATGAAGGTTTAAGCTGGTTTCCCGGGCTCCGGAAGCAACCTTGCGGGCCTCCTCGCTGAGCCAGTGTATGGGACGAATAATCCTTTTCACAAAAAGTTGACTCAAGAGAAAGGAAAGGAGGAGAAATAGCAGAGAAAAGAAAAGAATTTCTTGCAGAAAAAACGAAACGACCGAAATGAGGCCGGAGTGTATCCCTGAAAAATGGATCACTACCGGATCCGTAAAGGTGGGCGAGCTAACATCGGCGGCAAAAGAGAAGCCGTTTTCTCTGCCCCAAAAGGGAGGATGATCTCTGGAGATCCCTTTCTCAAGGGCACGATCAAGCTGTTGTCCCAGCTTTTCCTTGGGAACTTCGGACGTCAATGGAGGTCCCCCGATTTGTTCCCATCCCAAGCCTTTGAAGCTGAAGAGTCTGACGGACAAGGTGGGCCGAAACGGATCGGGCAAGCCCGCAAGGGGAGATTGAAAAAGATGCAGTGCCGGTCCGCTGGATTGCAGCTCCTGCAACAACTCCTCGATAGACCCAGTCGACTCCACAAGACTGCCGATCTGCCCATGGTAGTAGGAGATAAGCTTATGACTCCATCCCATGGTAAGAACGATAAAGACTATATAAGCGATCAGGAGACCGAAAAATGCAAAGTGTAAGGATAGCTGCAGCCAAAGCGGCGCATTTCCGCAAATTTTGGGCTTTCTCATAGGAGACAAATATACCTCGCCGGAATGAACGGCGACAAGAGCGCATACTTATTTCTCTATCATGGTGCAACAAGCCTGTTTCGTATATGCTTTTTTCATATGGTACGACAACTACATCTTTTACCCGTGCACCCCGACCACTATGCCACCCTCTACGCCTGGCGAAGCGATCGGGACGCTGTAGCCTACAATCCTTTCATGCCCATCGACGAAAAACGCTTCGCCGAACGAATGGCCAACGCAAGCGGCGACCTCTCCTCAATCTACGAATTTCGCGAACTCAAATGGGAGGCATTGATAGACGACGAACCGGCCGCCCTTGTGGGGATTCAGGAGATCAACTCGATGATGAAAACAGCCGAGATCAGCTATCAAGTTGCTCCGGCGATGCGGGGCCGAGGGGTCGGTAAAGCCGCGGTGGCAGCCCTCGTGGAGCTGCTCTTCTCATCCACCGACTTACGAAAACTTTGCGCCATTGTATGTAGCCGGAACCTTCCCTCGATTCACCTGCTGCAGGCCCTCGGCTTCACAAGGGAAGGCTGTCTTCGCAGCCACTTTCTCATCAATGGAAAACCGGAAGACGAGATGTTCTTCGGTATACTCAGGCAGGAGTGGATCGAGATTCGGGAACTGCATATCGAAAGCCCCCACGTTCGATAAGCTCAATGTTCCTGCCGAAAAGCCGGCCGAGGTCGTCGGGCTTCAGGACTTCGGAGGGACTGCCGTCGGCAAAGACCTGCCCCGATTTCAGGAGGATAACCCGCTGGATGCCAGGAGGAATTTCCTCAATGTGATGGGTAATAAGAAGGACACTCTTTCCCTCATCAAGAAAGCCGTCGAGCAGATCAAAGAAGGCAAAGCGGCCGTTCATATCCAGACCGGCGGTCGGTTCGTCCAAAAGCAGGATTTCCGGATTATGAACCATGGAACGGGCCAGCAGCAGCCTCCGCTGTTCCCCGGTCGAGAGCGTCCCGAATCTCCTATCGGCAAGGGACACGGCACCGCTTCGCTCAAGGGCCCGATCCGCAGCATACTGGTCTTCGTCACTGAACTCCTGCGTTCCCCCCGTCGCAATACTTGAATAGAATCCAGAGAGAACGACACTCCGTCCCGTGACCGAAGCCATATAGCGGTGCTGGAGATCGGCACTTACCAGACCAATGCGTTTTCGCAGCTCCCAGGCATTCATCAGTTCGTTGCCGAAGGTCCGCATCACGCTACCCGGCAGGGCCGCAGGATAGATATCCCGAAAGATTAGTTTAACGAGGGTTGATTTACCAGAACCATTGGGGCCGAGAACCGCGGTATGGGTTCCAGCCTCAAGTCGAAGATTTATGCGGTCGAAGACGATTCGCTCTCCCCGGTATACGGTCGCATTCTCAAGTTCAAAAAAGGGTATTGCCACAAACGCCTCCTCGTTAGTATCTCTTTAGTGTAACGAAGAAGGAAGGTTTACAAAAGCATCAGCCGCCGTGGAATTTCCCTCTTCTGCGACATTGTTTTGTATGTGAGGAGGGCGCTCGCTATAGTGCAGAAAAGAGTATGATTCAATTTGAGCATATTGCGAAAGAGCTTGCCGACTGGGCGGCAGGACATGCGGAAGTCCTGGCCATCGTCGGGGCTGTTTCGGCATTCATGTTTATCGTAACGCTTGCAATTTTACCGCTTGTTATTCTTGCCATTCCCGAAGACTACTTTGTGAAGGAACAACAAAGCGGCTGGGGCTTCGGCCTGCGACACCCTTTGCTGAGGACTTTGCTTGTGATCGGAAAGAATATTATCGGGATCGTCCTTTTTATGGCCGGATTCATCATGCTTTTTATTCCCGGTCAGGGCCTGCTGACCATTCTCATCGCCATTACCCTGCTTAACTTTCCCGGTAAGAGGAATCTCGAATTACGGCTGATGAAAAAGCCTAAGATCGCAAAGGGCGTGGGATGGATACGAAAGAAGAAGGGGAAAAAGCCGATCATCCTTCCCTGATCGCAAAATCATTTTTAAGGCAACGGCAAAGGGCCTTCATATCCGCTCCTTCCTTTTCTAATCCGCTTTCCATGAGGATATCATCGCGGTTCGCCTCGAACCAACGGTACAAGCGATCGGCTGCAGCCCTTTGCGTCGGGGCTTTTGCGGCAATCCGAACCAAGGCCATCACCTCGGCCTCATCCATGATCGAGCGTGCATTACCAACCTGAAGGAACAAATGGCCCCTTTTCCCCGCACGATCGAAAAAAACCCGATGAGCCCGTTTAGGCCGATTCTTTCCCTCCCCGTTCGGGGATGCAGCCTCAGGGCTTTCTGCCTCGGCAAGAGCCATTCGTTCATTAAGCTCGTCTACCTTTTTGTTATGAACCAGGACCGCAGCCTGGCGCAGAAGGAAGGAAAGGTTCTCTTCCGAGAGCTCTCCGAGAAGGCCATCTATCTCTTCGATGAGGCGCTCACGCCGCCCGTTTTCTTTTCGTCCCATAATCCAAAGATAGCACGCGACTCTTCTATTTTCCGTCTTCCTCGTAGCCGGAGTAGACCGCAGAGGCACAGAGGGTAAGGAATTTCGTCATGTCGCCGTCGCTCCTGCTGGTGATGATCAGGGGGACGGTAGCACCAAGTACGATGTTGGCAACATCCGCCGACATGGTCATGGCCCATGCCTTATACAGGAAGTTTCCTCCGGAGATGTGCGGTACGATCAGGATATCGGCCTTTCCTGCAACCGGATTATCCTCTATTCCCTTGTGACGCGCCGAATCCTCATAGAGGGCAAGATCATAGGAAAGCGGACCGTAGACCGTTGCGTTCGGCCATTCCATTGCCGAAAGCTCCTGGGCAAACATGGTGGTGGGAAGCTTCTTGCTGGGGAGTTCATTTGCATCGAGAATGGCCACCTTCGGTTTTGCAACCCCAAGGGCCCGGGCCACATCGATGCCGTTCAAGATGATGTCACGGCTTGTGGCGAGGTCGTCGCCTGTGGTGAGGGCGGTATTGATCCCCGGATCCGTGAGGAAGATAAGCCGATTCAGTTTCGGAAGCTCGAAAATACTTACCAGGGAAAGCCTCCTGCCGCTTCCGATTCCCGACTGCTTATCAAGTACCCCTTTCATGAAGATGGCGGTGTTGATATTCCCCTTCATCAGCATGTGGCCACGTCCTTCGCGGATCAGGGCCACACCACGATCGGCACAACGACGCTGGTAGGCTGTCTGGGCCGGGTCCGCATCATCCCCTGCCTCATGCTCCACAGGAACGATCTCATAGCGATTTGCATAGCGCCGGTATGCCTCAGGAAAGGTACCGGGATCCCCTACCAGGAGGGCATCCTCCACGACACGCTCCTCCATGGCCCGGTTCACCGCCTCAATGGCGGTATCATTGGGAAGAACAACGACAACACTCCGGCCTCCGAGGTGGCGGGCAGCCTCAATTAATTCCGTCATCTTTCGGCTTCGTGTAAGATGCCGCATGCTGGCGGCATTGTAGACAGCCACCATCACCTTGGCCCGGTCTCCCACAGAGGAGAGGGCATGCGGGAGGGAAGAATCAAAATAGATCGAGTCTCCGACATTGAGAAGGTGCTCTCTGCCGTCGACAATGATCTTCAGCTTTCCCTCCATAACATAGTGGAACTCCTCCCCCTCGTGTGAGGAATATTCAAGCGTATCGGGTTCATTGGGGTAGACATCTACAAGAAAGGGTTCAATGTGCTTACCGGCATAGGAAGGAGCAAGACTTTCATAATCAAACTGCCTCCGCCGTTCCACCTTGACCCGTTCCTCACGGCTGGTGACCATCACCGACCGTGCATCAAAGGCCTTGCCGTATATCAGGGTAGAAATATCCGTTTCCAGGGCCGATGCAATCTTGAGAAGGATGGAAACCGACGGCTCATACGCCTCATCCTCCATCCGTTCGATCAGCGCCAGGGGTTCTCCGATGCTATCGGCCAGCTCCTCTCGACTGATATTCGCCTTCTCCCGAAGAGAAAGGAGATGTTTTCCCGTATACACACACATCCTCCTTATACTTTTCTCCATGATAGCCTTGTATCCGGCTCCCATGTCAATAAGTCAAAAGGGGTTCTCCTTCACAGACATGCCTGGCTGCGGCCTGGGCAAGGGCAAGCATCTCCCGTTCTCCCTCAATAATCTTCACCGGGGCAATCCAGCTGCAACGCTCCGTAATCCAATCGGACAGGGGCGGATGGGGCAGCCCCCCGGTGAGGACAACCGCATCGACCTTTCCCTTCAGGGCCGTAGCCATCGCCCCGATCTCCTTGGAAATCTGGTATGCCATGGCCTTGTATACACTTTCGGCCCTCTGATCTCCTGCCGCAATACGCTTACACACCTCACGTCCGTCGGGGGTCCCGAGGTAGGCGAAAAGGCCGCCGCGCTGAACCATCGCCCGCTTCATCTCATCGGCAGATGAAAATTCACCGCTGAAGGCAAGGTCGATTACCCCGCAAAGGGGAAGGGTCCCGGTTCTTTGCGGAGAAAAAGGCCCTTCCTCGTTGGCATTGTTTACATCGATCATTCTCCCCTTTCTCATCGGGGTAACCGAAATCCCACCGCCGAGATGGGCTATGATAAAATTGAAATCACCAGCGCTCCCCCCCATCTCTCTGGCCGCCTCTCGGGCAACAGAGCGGATATTAAGGGCGTGAATCATGCTCTTTCGGGGAATGGAAGGCCAGCCGGAATAGCGGGCTTCCTCTTCAAATTGATCGACACCAACGGGATCGGCAATGAGCGAAGGCACGCCAAAACGTTCGCCAAAACGACGGGCAAGGACGGCACCGAGGTTTGATGCATGGATTCCAAAACGATGGTGGGAGAGATCATCGATCAGTGTATCGGAAACCGCATAGCTCCCCGCCTCCAGGGGACGGGTAAGCCCTCCTCTTCCGGCCACAGCATCGACATGCTCTATGGCAGCGGAGGTCAATACACCGGCGATAGCATCCTCACGCAGCTGCAATTGCTCCATGGGATCGGAAAAACGCCTGACAACGTCGTCCTCTACAGGAAGGCTTTTGGATGCAAGTTCCTCTAACTGCCAGGAATTTTCACCCTGAAAAAGAGCAATTTTCGTACTCGTCGAACCGGGATTGATGATGAGAAAGCGACTCATGCACCTGTCCCCTTACCGCAGGAAAGGGCCAGTATCATCGAAAGAAATTTCTCCCTGACCGTATCGCTTCGGGAAAGCAGGACAATGGGATAGCTTGCACCCAGAATGATCCCGCCGCCGTGAAAGCCGCCAAGGTAAAGCAGGCTCTTTCCGAGATGGTTTCCAGCCGCAATATCGTGGGTAAGGAGGATATCGGCATCCCCTTTTATCGCCCCCTGATACCCCTTTAACACGGCAGCCCGGGGGACAACCGCCAGATCGAGGGCCATGGGGCCATCTACGATGCAACCGCTTATAGCCCCGGTCTGGTATCGCTCTTTGAGCTGGGCAGCATCGAGGGTTTCAGGCATCTTGGAATTGACCTTTTCATTGGCAGCCAACACCGCAACTTTCGGGTTTGCTACCCCAAGGCGGTGGAAAAGCTCCACGGCAGAGTTGAGAATCGTCTGTTTTGCCTCGATGTCGGGGCGGATATTCATACCGCCGTCGGTGATGCCGAGCATCCGGCCTTCAGGGCTTTCCACCACCAAGGCATGAGAAAGAAGCTGTCCTTTGGGGAACAAGCTTTTTTCCGTAACAACGGCATGTAACAGGGTTGGGGTGGAAAGTGTGCCCTTCATCAAAAGCGCAGCCTTCCCCTCTTTGACGGCGGCAACGGATCGTGCCGCGATCTCTTCTTCGTTTCCAGCCGAGATGACCGCTACAGGATCGATTCCGTAGCGTTCTGCCAAGGCTGTTGCCGTCTCTGATTCTCCCACAAGGACGAACCGGGCAAGCCCTTTCTTCTCTACCCTTTCAAGGGCCTGGAACAGCTCATCTCCCTCAGCCCCCGCTACGGCGATCGTTTGGGGCAGCCCCCCCTTTAACTGCGCCTCGAGTCGGGCAAAGCTCATCCACTCCTCCTTCTGCTACCGGCCTCGGCAACATCCCTGCCAAGGGAAAGGGCCTTTAGGTTGGTTTCGACAACAAGCTCCCCTTTGCTTGCAAAGCGTTCCCGGACCGCTTCTTCCATTGTAGAAAATTCAATTGGTAAATGAAATGATGCCGCACCAACAAGGACCATGTTTGCACTTCTCGCACTCCCAGCGGTAAGCGCCAATGCATCTGCAGGAATCGTCAGGGCCCGTCCGAAGGATGAAATAGATGAGAAAATGGCTTGCTTTTCCGGATAGTCAGGTATATTGATCTCGCAGTGGTCGGAAGTAACGACACTTCCCCTTTCGGAAAGGAAATCAACATAGCGAAGACTTTCAAGGGGTTCCATGCTGAGGATCATATCCGCCCGCCCTTTTGCAATAAGATCTCCGGGAATAGGGCCATCGGAAATACGCAGATCGGCCTGCACCGCACCACCACGCTGGGCCATGCCGTGGACCTCGGACTGACGAACTTCCAGGCCCGACATCATTGCCGCCCGGGCAATAATAGCGGCAACGGAAAGAACACCCTGCCCCCCTACTCCACAGAGAATAATATCATACTTCATGCCTTTGCCTCCTTTTTATGCTTCCGCTTTGCGGTCTGGATACACTCGCGAAATGCAAAAACAACCGAGACCCCTTTGTATTCGATCTCCCTGCGAAGCAGATCGCTGTTTTCCTCGTGCCTTGCCGGAAGGGGTACCATCTCCACACAATGCTCCGGCTCAACGCCCAGGCCGAGAACAACCTTGCGTATGCCCTTCGATTCGAAAATCGTATCCTGGCCACCGGTCATAGCGGTGGTGGAGTTATCCAGAATAAGAATCGTGATCGGGACCGATGAGCTCACAGCATCCGCAAGACCGGTAAGGCCGGAATGCATGAAGGTACTGTCGCCGATGACCGCAACCACAGGATACATACCAGCCTGGGCGGCACCTCGCGCCATGGTGATACTCGCTCCCATGCAT
Coding sequences:
- a CDS encoding indolepyruvate oxidoreductase subunit beta, which gives rise to MKYDIILCGVGGQGVLSVAAIIARAAMMSGLEVRQSEVHGMAQRGGAVQADLRISDGPIPGDLIAKGRADMILSMEPLESLRYVDFLSERGSVVTSDHCEINIPDYPEKQAIFSSISSFGRALTIPADALALTAGSARSANMVLVGAASFHLPIEFSTMEEAVRERFASKGELVVETNLKALSLGRDVAEAGSRRRSG
- a CDS encoding phosphate acyltransferase, producing the protein MSFARLEAQLKGGLPQTIAVAGAEGDELFQALERVEKKGLARFVLVGESETATALAERYGIDPVAVISAGNEEEIAARSVAAVKEGKAALLMKGTLSTPTLLHAVVTEKSLFPKGQLLSHALVVESPEGRMLGITDGGMNIRPDIEAKQTILNSAVELFHRLGVANPKVAVLAANEKVNSKMPETLDAAQLKERYQTGAISGCIVDGPMALDLAVVPRAAVLKGYQGAIKGDADILLTHDIAAGNHLGKSLLYLGGFHGGGIILGASYPIVLLSRSDTVREKFLSMILALSCGKGTGA
- a CDS encoding phosphate acyltransferase — protein: MCVYTGKHLLSLREKANISREELADSIGEPLALIERMEDEAYEPSVSILLKIASALETDISTLIYGKAFDARSVMVTSREERVKVERRRQFDYESLAPSYAGKHIEPFLVDVYPNEPDTLEYSSHEGEEFHYVMEGKLKIIVDGREHLLNVGDSIYFDSSLPHALSSVGDRAKVMVAVYNAASMRHLTRSRKMTELIEAARHLGGRSVVVVLPNDTAIEAVNRAMEERVVEDALLVGDPGTFPEAYRRYANRYEIVPVEHEAGDDADPAQTAYQRRCADRGVALIREGRGHMLMKGNINTAIFMKGVLDKQSGIGSGRRLSLVSIFELPKLNRLIFLTDPGINTALTTGDDLATSRDIILNGIDVARALGVAKPKVAILDANELPSKKLPTTMFAQELSAMEWPNATVYGPLSYDLALYEDSARHKGIEDNPVAGKADILIVPHISGGNFLYKAWAMTMSADVANIVLGATVPLIITSRSDGDMTKFLTLCASAVYSGYEEDGK
- a CDS encoding GNAT family N-acetyltransferase gives rise to the protein MVRQLHLLPVHPDHYATLYAWRSDRDAVAYNPFMPIDEKRFAERMANASGDLSSIYEFRELKWEALIDDEPAALVGIQEINSMMKTAEISYQVAPAMRGRGVGKAAVAALVELLFSSTDLRKLCAIVCSRNLPSIHLLQALGFTREGCLRSHFLINGKPEDEMFFGILRQEWIEIRELHIESPHVR
- a CDS encoding HD domain-containing phosphohydrolase; this encodes MRKPKICGNAPLWLQLSLHFAFFGLLIAYIVFIVLTMGWSHKLISYYHGQIGSLVESTGSIEELLQELQSSGPALHLFQSPLAGLPDPFRPTLSVRLFSFKGLGWEQIGGPPLTSEVPKEKLGQQLDRALEKGISRDHPPFWGRENGFSFAADVSSPTFTDPVVIHFSGIHSGLISVVSFFLQEILFFSLLFLLLSFLLSQLFVKRIIRPIHWLSEEARKVASGARETSLNLHGRDEIARLSQTIDFMKDELSHQISLAQHQADVLETMNRIDKAVLSSANREHLLGNVADIVSSLYPKNGLFLMLVNRKGNGFDLLVERQGINSAQRIERSFASNQDLSSQMRASLENPRLFRSSELEISDRLRREMPAERSWVLNMPIVLEDSYYGSLLVTSDSKETFGDEDIGIIKKLTDQVGVALQNILYAEEREQLLLGSLKALSAAVDAKSSWTAGHSERVRLLSLRIGEELEFGESDLQQLSISALLHDIGKLAISEAILDKPGKLTEDEYEIIKKHPRKGAEICDNIPGFPDVVKGILYHHEHWDGSGYPCGLVGGEIPRIARIICVADVYDAITAKRPYRNEMSPEAAKSFLLLQRGTMFEPQLVDLFINLRDR
- the buk gene encoding butyrate kinase translates to MSRFLIINPGSTSTKIALFQGENSWQLEELASKSLPVEDDVVRRFSDPMEQLQLREDAIAGVLTSAAIEHVDAVAGRGGLTRPLEAGSYAVSDTLIDDLSHHRFGIHASNLGAVLARRFGERFGVPSLIADPVGVDQFEEEARYSGWPSIPRKSMIHALNIRSVAREAAREMGGSAGDFNFIIAHLGGGISVTPMRKGRMIDVNNANEEGPFSPQRTGTLPLCGVIDLAFSGEFSSADEMKRAMVQRGGLFAYLGTPDGREVCKRIAAGDQRAESVYKAMAYQISKEIGAMATALKGKVDAVVLTGGLPHPPLSDWITERCSWIAPVKIIEGEREMLALAQAAARHVCEGEPLLTY
- a CDS encoding ABC transporter ATP-binding protein; the protein is MAIPFFELENATVYRGERIVFDRINLRLEAGTHTAVLGPNGSGKSTLVKLIFRDIYPAALPGSVMRTFGNELMNAWELRKRIGLVSADLQHRYMASVTGRSVVLSGFYSSIATGGTQEFSDEDQYAADRALERSGAVSLADRRFGTLSTGEQRRLLLARSMVHNPEILLLDEPTAGLDMNGRFAFFDLLDGFLDEGKSVLLITHHIEEIPPGIQRVILLKSGQVFADGSPSEVLKPDDLGRLFGRNIELIERGGFRYAVPESRSTPA
- a CDS encoding PGPGW domain-containing protein, with the translated sequence MIQFEHIAKELADWAAGHAEVLAIVGAVSAFMFIVTLAILPLVILAIPEDYFVKEQQSGWGFGLRHPLLRTLLVIGKNIIGIVLFMAGFIMLFIPGQGLLTILIAITLLNFPGKRNLELRLMKKPKIAKGVGWIRKKKGKKPIILP
- a CDS encoding NYN domain-containing protein; translated protein: MRKKAVAIIWDLEDVTPSISSTFVKGLLDYVHSYGRISIARVYGDFAKNRFARAAAELHRESFEMIHIPDSAKEEYPDTITGGVIALLALHPHIDQLLLISGRKSFAPLLRQLRTLDLETMVFCDARKADEQLLLLADDFGDFRDLTIVPMDEEESSKDSRPTISMDQSIILLQEAISFIAESGQRPTSDLVRARLKLMNEGFAEKALGFESWNGFLTEAQKRKAIHARFKDNDLILTTPRSPVPEIILSFLKALESSSKIRTSEGRKAKLPDIGKQLSQWGLDYRSHGYSTLKKVADAAAKRGLVLVTLDESNYFLDLTLKGNELLTDRED